Genomic DNA from Trypanosoma brucei brucei TREU927 chromosome 9, whole genome shotgun sequence:
ATTATAGAGTAGATCGTACTGTACTTAAGTTTTGCCTAACGCtcacaaaaaaggggggagagcGCCTTATCTGCCTGCAacacctccccctcccccggTCCCTCCGCACTTACACACATGTGCTTTAATTACCGCAACGATTACTCCCCTACGGGGGCTCCCAGTGATGGTAACACCGGTAAATCTCGCTTAACACCCTTGCTTGGTAGCAGTCCCCTCCAACTCTCTAGCGCTGGGAGCGATGTTGCGTTCTGCTTGCCTCCGCAGCCGGCGGCGCTGTCATCTCTCAGTGCCGTGGCTTGGGGAGCAAGCGGAGGAAGGCGGAAGGGTCGCGACATCGTAGAATCCTCTGCGTCACACGTACACATGTGCCTTGTCACGGGGCTCGCGGACAAGAGAAGCACTTAAACAACTGTCTATGCCTATTGCGGATTTACACGTAACAACACACATTTGTTAGGAGAGGAGCAATAAAAAGATTACACAAGCAAACTGACGTCTCACGGCCATGAAGATGTACCAATGTAGCGAAAGAACAATGTTCACGGGGCGcgcaaataaagaaagaaagaaacagtaaTACACTCAATGCGTGTCGTCCCGGCTGCTGGTGAGCCATTTCCAGCACAACACCCCTCCAACACCCGAAGGATAAGCAAAGTCGTTCGCAGCACTACTCAAGATACGATCTACTCCAGTCTAACCACTGAAGATGGAACAACTGTGGAACGTGCttcacaagaagaaaaagaagctcCAGTTGCGGCGCTGCGCATGAAGGACTCACATCCATTCACCTTCCCATGAGAATAAGTTAAATACACTGGAACATGAAcagacaaataaaaagacaaaactgaACAGCGGTGTATAGACATATACATTAACTTATTACCCTCAgctactttctcttttccttctttttcttttttttttttttggggggggggggggttaagTATTTTTTGTCAACAGTCCAGAAAGCACGTTTTGACAACACTTCCGTACGTTTCCCACTCCAATTCGCTATTTTTCCATTTGCTTTCTGCCCAAAACAACAGATTTGTACAAACAACGAGTTACAAAGATGAAAAATGTCCCaaagggaagagaatgaaggtacttctctttttttttcctgccctCTTCCTTCGGTACACCACGGTTTCCCCAGCGCTTTCACATGTCGACGccacacaacaaataaaaggaaaaagtccTTCACCATAGTGTGCAGTTCAAACAGCACACATAGACAAACGAAGATTGCTGATATCAcactccctccttttccatcaCCTTTAACGAAAGTACAACTAATATGACGAACGAAAGCCCGCACATGCTTCCCACTCTCGCTGCAGAACCGAAGacagggggagggaaacggGGGAAGGCAGGAATGCGCTCCGTTACATTGACCCAAGAATTCAAACCCGGTCCCAGATAACTCGATCTTTCCTGCTTTTCTGCGGCGATGTCGAACCAAGCACTTCATCTGTTGACATTAGGACCCTTTTCACCTCACGGTTACCGCCAATGGCGTAGGGATCGTCGTGAGTCTCAGCAAGTTCATTACAGGGGTCCACACAGTCATCCGAACTCGAGTCTGAAGAACCGCTACTGGTACTGTCCGTTCCGTCGTCACAATATTCCTGATTACTGTGTTCAACTTCCCATGAACCTATCCCGGTAGAAGCGGGACCGCGTGACAGCGTCTGTCGCAAACCGAGGATAGAACGCTGCTGCTCCGCGATCTGCGCGGTACACCGTGCCATCTGGTCCAGGACACGGTACCGCTCCTCTGCCCATTGCTCTTCCAGCTCGCGCTTTTCCCGGCGCTCCTGCTCCAGCTGTTGCTCAAGTGATGCCTTGTCGCGGAAAAGCATATCAATTTGCTTCCCTTGCCGCAACATATCACCAAAGAGAGCACTGTTCTTTGCGTAAGCCGCTTTCAGCAGTGCGTCGAGTTGGAAAACTTGAAGTTGCTCACTCTCCCCCTTCAAGGCTGTTATATCCTTCAGAAGACTTTCAAGACCCGCTATCTTGGTCTTCTGTTGCTCCATCAGAGAGTTGTGTTTTTCGGCGTTCTCGCGCAGCTGCAGCTCATACTGCTCCTTGGCACTTTTCTCCAGCTTGGTTTCCTCCAATGCACGGTTTTGAACGGCCATCATTCGCGCTCGGTTGTCGGACATTTCGCATTTCAGCTGCCGTATTAGTCGCTTATTCTCCTCGTTACGAGTGGAGAGGGCCACCACCTCGATAATCTTTTCTTGTAGTTCCCTGTAAGTTTCCACCTGTCGCGCCGACATCTCCTCGTAAAGAGTCTTCTGATGCTCATACATCTTGACGTAGCGGCGCCGCTCACGCTCAACACGCTCGTATTCGCTACGGGGCACGGTGGATAAGTCCACTTCCGAATTGAATTCTCCTCCTGACGCAGAAGGGCCATGCTCACCGTGGCATGACTGATGAGCAACGTCTAGCCCCAATCGACCCACGGGGCCCGCAACCGGCTCACGCTCGCAGTGAGCCGGGGTGTCCGTTGTTCTAAGGGGACACCGCGGTGCGGGGGATTTCCCCTGCGAGCGATGATGGGCGTTAATGTTCAGCACCTCCGATAGCGGACCACTCTCTTCACGCAAAGCATTAGAAAGATTCCCCCTTCCAACCATTCGCTCGTGTCTAAGGAGCACTCGGCTGGGCGAGTCGGTACGACCAGGAACCGGCGGCGACACACCAAAACAAGTGATGGGCTCAGAGGCCACCAAACCCACCGCACGACGTCCAAAATCGTCCGCGCCGTTTTCCGATTGGACTGCTTCGGGCGTATTATTGCCAGTTAAAGTACGTACAACCATGTGGAAGGTGACTTGCGTGTGGATTCGTGAAAAGAGGTGAACGCTTATCAGCGTGAACTACGGGAGtacccttttcctccttggTGCATGGACGAGGTAGCAAAAAGTGGAAGTAAATATTTATGAATATGCATGTGCATGGTTAAAGTCATTTGACTGTTTAACAAGAGGCGCCACAggtatattttaaaaatacaTCATCACGTAAGGCACCCAAAATTCCTACGCTCAAAAGCgcggcaaacaaaaaaaaaagctaaaGGGACAACAAACAGACATGTAGGAAGAGATAAACGTGACGCGTAAACACCCATACGTAATATGCgtatgataatgatgaacaGTTGCATCCATTAATATACTACAGTGTCGATAAAGTTTCTCAGATCGAACGTGAATAACACCTAGCCTCACCAGTTTGTCCACTCCGGATCTCGTTCCAGCTGATCCATGTAACCCAAGACACGCTCGGTTATTTCATTCTCGTCATAGCGGCTCCCAAAGAAGTCCACAAACCGGCCCTTAGGGTCGAAGAGAAATATGGCGATGCTATGGTCAATGAGGTAGTCATTCTGCTCTGCGGCCTCCTCGCTCGGAAGCGAGTAGTAAATACGGTAAGATTTGCAGGCATCGCTCACCTGCTTTGGGGTCCCTACAAGCCCAACAAAGCTCTCATGAAAGACACTGAGGTATTCTGCAATCGCCTCCAGGGAATCCCGCCTCGGGTCACAAGAAACGAATAGCGGCACGATTTTCTGATTAGGACGCTTCGCTCGCACAGCATCGATAACTTTAGACATGCGATTCAATTCAACAGGGCATATTTCTGGGCAGTGTGTAAAGCCAAAGTAAAAGAATGCCCAGGATCCCAAGAACTCCGCTTGGGAGACAGGTTCGCCATCTGTATTCACAAGAACAAACGGCCCACCGAGGGCAGGGCGCCCTCGCGTTTCAACGCTAACTCTTGCACTTCCTTGAGAACCAAAGTACCGTTTCTTCGCTTTCTCAGACCCGTACCACAACGTGGCTGCGCACAATACGGTCATACCCGCAAAGACGGAGTACTTACGAAGGGCCTCCCGGTCCTTCTCGATTTCCTTCTCGTCGTCTACACTTGTTCGTGCACCTGAGCCGAGGCGATGTGGCGCGCACAACACCGTCGGCATCAGTTCTGCCCTCCAATGGGACGCAGAGCCGCACAAAACATTTCCTGATACCCGCCGCATTCAATGCTCAAAATCACTTCAAGTGGGTGAACCCTTGCCCTTACTTCCATACTACAATAAGTTGGTTCAGTAAAAAGGCttaaagagaggaaatgagCCACAAGGTGCAGCTGACGGATCAGGAATAGCAAAACACATCAACAGATGAATaatgcaaaaacacacacacacacacatatgtgtgtatatacgtataCGCAAATGAAAGCACACAACGGCGTGAGCGACCACGTAGGCAACCCAAACCAATGGACACTCAATAGTTCATGTCGTTCAACTAGCCGCACAGTACGTTAACAAGAACAGGAAAAGTacataaaaagaatatattgccaaaaataaaaaaaattcaaaacaaaCACTAATTGTTTTTTAACTCTTTAGTCCAGCATACAATACCCTTGATGTTCTCGTAGAAAGGTGGTGACGAGACAAAAGGTTCAATCATCTTTATCAATAGAAAGGGCGGACCCGCTGCTTTCATTATCATCGCCATCATCACATCGTTCCCCACTAAGGAATTCATGGCGTCGCACTTCGTGCGAGTCCGGTGCGCGCGGCGACGTGGGAGCCCCTCCGAAATTTCCTGAAGAAACACCAGTGGATTTGCGTTGTAAGGGAACACTACAGGAACGAGCCACTGGTTTATCCTCGAGGGCAAGATGAGGTGAGTTTCCCTCGTAAGTCCTTCGGCTTTCATAAAAACCGACAGCCTTGAAGTTCCCCATACGGACGCGCGTCAGGGTGTGGGGCCGTGGAGCCACGACTGTTGCACGCAAGGCAACAAACTTCTGGCGTGCCCTCTCAAGTCGTTTGTCGCGTTTCTCCTCAATAATGCGAAGCCGCTCTTCTATCGTAAGTCGCTTATACCTGGACGGCTCGGGGGTACTGGCTCTATCCTCATCTGCAAATGCTTCTTCTTCCACACATTGAACCACACCCGATCTAGGCGAACTGCAAACAGGTCCACTTCCATTGCAACCATAATCACTAATTCTCTCTAACGAAGGACTACTGCTCGTTCCGTCACTGCCCGACACGCTTCCTGCATCAGTGTTCAACCTGGGTGTCGTTACCATGTTTCGCTCGTCCCTACTATTCATGTCCCTCTCAGTGGGTTTTCTACCTGCAACACGCAACCGAATTCCGTTTCCAAGTTTTGTTTGAGTGCGCCGCCTGGCCTCAACAGGGGGCGGCTGGGTGACGTCTCCAGGCAGTGAAAAGGCTCCGCGCGCGCCACTATGTTTTGTATGGGGTGCATATACGCGGGAATTACTGGAAAGACCTGAACTGTGCGACCTGGACACCGACGTTCTGACATCTGAGCAGCGAGGTGCCACGCCTTTAGAATTCGTCCTGGATTTGTTCACTGTGGAAACAAATGTCGCTTCCACCTCGCCTCGAGCCCTTTCTGCGTTGGAAGTCCATGCAGTCCTGCAGCGGTGTTGAGGTGGCAATTCGAAGTCCTTAAATGACCCCTCCATTCTGCACGGGTTCCTTGGAATCTAACCCACAACCTgccaacaaaacaacaacaaaggggGAATGAGTGGGTAAAAAAGCTGTATCCACGTTTGAtggtttcaaaaaaaaaacaggcatACACACCACGATCAGAGGGAGTTgagaaggtttttttttttctttaacccCTTCCGTCACTTCACTATGCCacacaaccaacaataacCCAGCcctcagcaaaaaaaaaaaacaacaaaaatcgCCTCACAGCGAGCGAAGTTGTACAATGGGCCTAAGAATCATTCCTCTGATATCTGGGACTTTCTCGGAGTCTCCGAGCCGCCTCCACCATCCCTGAAGATATTTCACTTTGCTCCAGCCGTGCGCGTCGCTCCTCACGCGTGAGATC
This window encodes:
- a CDS encoding cytochrome c oxidase assembly factor, putative, which codes for MRRVSGNVLCGSASHWRAELMPTVLCAPHRLGSGARTSVDDEKEIEKDREALRKYSVFAGMTVLCAATLWYGSEKAKKRYFGSQGSARVSVETRGRPALGGPFVLVNTDGEPVSQAEFLGSWAFFYFGFTHCPEICPVELNRMSKVIDAVRAKRPNQKIVPLFVSCDPRRDSLEAIAEYLSVFHESFVGLVGTPKQVSDACKSYRIYYSLPSEEAAEQNDYLIDHSIAIFLFDPKGRFVDFFGSRYDENEITERVLGYMDQLERDPEWTNW